GGGCGAGGTGCTATTTGGTGAAGAGACGCATCGTGTCAGAGACAATGAAGCCGTTCACGTCGATTGCCAAGTTCTACACGGGATACGTAATGTCGGTGAGACGCCACTCCGTTACGCTGTGATTATTGCTAAGTGAGAGGGGTTGGAAAATCCGGCATTTAACCGTGTTACGCTAAAGTTCTCTACTCTGGTGGGTCCTCTATCCATTGCTCCGTGTATAAATGATAAATGCCGTAGATACCTGCCGCAATCAGCACAATCCCGACCCCTGCTAACCCGCGCCGCACCCAAATCGGTTGTAAAAAGGTTGGTAAATTAATAGTCGTCCAACGCGGTTGCAGCAATTTTGACATAGCGATACTGAAATAGAGTACCCCGTATGCAATGAGACCAATGTTGCTTGCGAACGCCTGTTTTCGCGGCGTGACCGGCAATTTAAAAGGGTTAATAAGGTAATCTCCTGAAAAAATCAAAGTAAGCCCTACTATCAAAAAGGTGGAGAGTATCACGCTGGGATAGCCTGAATGTCGGAGCGTTACCAGTAAGCAGATGCTGATACTCCCGAGTAGAAGACTCATTATGCCTTGTAGAATCTGATAATTTCTGTTCTGTGAAACCATTTCCCACCTTCTTATTCAAATCGGACCCGTGGATCGACCAAAGTGTAACTGATGTCTGTCAGGAGTAAGCTGATAATATATAGGACGGATCCGAGATAGACCATGCTTCGGACAATTGCGAAATCTTGCGCCTGAATGGCTTCGATGATAAAACTGCCTAATCCGGGGATTGCAAAAAACGCCTCTATGAGTAAACTTCCGAGAAAAAGATACGGGATTGTTGATACCACACTCGTTAAAATCGGAATCATGGCGTTTTTAAGTGCGTGTTTAAAGAGGATTATCGCTTCACTCAATCCCTTTGCCCGTGCTGTCCGGACGTAGTCCTGATTGACTTCCTCAAGAAATATCGTCCGATAGAAACGGATCCCTCCACCAATCCCACTCATAATACCTATCACGACGGGGAGTGCTACAAACTTGAACATATTGGGTCCCGCATCGTATCCAGAAATCGGGAAAAGCCGCAATATCTTACCGAACACCCACTGTCCACCAATAATGTAGAAGAGCGCAGAAACAGACATAAGGATAACCGCGAGGATTGTGCCCCAAAAATCGACGTAGGTCGCCCGATAGTAAGCCACAATCATTGAAAAGACAATATTTGCAGAGAGTCCCAGTAGAAATGTTGGCAGTGCGATAGCAAAACTTGCCCACATTCGTTGTGAAATTTGCAATGTAATGTCAATGTTGTTCCGATCAGAAGTACCGAAATCGAAGACGAAAAGTTTAATCGACTTCTGGAAAAAGATTGTCTCCGTAAACTGCTTGCTTCCAGATGCCGCCGTATTGAACCAGAGG
The genomic region above belongs to Candidatus Poribacteria bacterium and contains:
- a CDS encoding ABC transporter permease → MLTYIIRRTLYAIPILIGVNILVFLLFFVVNSPDQMARKILGEKNITQEDVDNWKKQNNYHLPLWFNTAASGSKQFTETIFFQKSIKLFVFDFGTSDRNNIDITLQISQRMWASFAIALPTFLLGLSANIVFSMIVAYYRATYVDFWGTILAVILMSVSALFYIIGGQWVFGKILRLFPISGYDAGPNMFKFVALPVVIGIMSGIGGGIRFYRTIFLEEVNQDYVRTARAKGLSEAIILFKHALKNAMIPILTSVVSTIPYLFLGSLLIEAFFAIPGLGSFIIEAIQAQDFAIVRSMVYLGSVLYIISLLLTDISYTLVDPRVRFE